CCGAACAAACTGACGATTTCATGGGCATACGTATTCGTTTCCGAGTGGCTGACGCCACCGTTTAACTGGACAACCTTAACGTCCTTCAGATGTTTGTCTTTCAGATTAAGCGCGACTTCATAGAGCGTCGTTCCCCACGTTGTGGCAATAATATCGCCATCCTTGACCGTTTCATATAAATATTGTGCAGTACCTTCACCCAAGTACTTTTTGACAATCGCATCCTGATATTGCGGAACAGATACGACGACCGCTTTCTTTAGCTGAAATTTCTTTTCAATTTCCCTTGCTAAATGCTCGTTGTTCTCCCTGGGATCGTTAATCTTAATTTGGACATACCCCTCGTCTTTCGCTTGCTGCAAAAAACGGGAAACTGTCGGTCGGGAGATTCCGAACGTTTGGGCAATCTCCTGCTGGCTGTAATCCAACTGATAATACATTTTGGCAGCATCAATCATTCTCGCTAATTTATCATCGGTGCGTTCCTCAGACACTTGCAACCCACACTTTCGTCTCTCGCATTAAAGTATGAGCAAACAAATTGCACATAATTTCAGCTAATTATATCCATATATGTCCAATATGACAACTTCATTTTATCGTAAAAGTGCCTGTCGCCTTATGGTCGCCAACCGTGTACGTATACGTGCCAGGCTGCGGATTGTTCAGCAGAAATACATTGTCGCCTTTCTTTAATACGGCATCGATATGCAAGTCCGTCGACTTCAACTTTAAACCTTCATCGCTTAACGCGGATACGACAAAGACGGCTTTAATCATGGTCGCTTTTTTAAAATTGACATTCTTCGGGTTAAAGCCCCCTGCATTCAACTCAATTCTGACGGTTTGCAGATCGTTCGATTCCTCATAGACGGCTTCCTGTGTCTCTTTTTGTCCAATGTGACCAACAACGATTTGATCTTTCTGGACAAACAAGGCAATAGCCGCTCCCGCCACGATAAAAGAAAGGCACAGAGTCCCAATCCTTACTGAAAATAGGCTCGGTTTAGTGTTTTTTGTTTTAGGGGAAAGACCCGCCTGCCACTCCATCCCTTTTAAGAGTAAAAACAGCAGGATCATCACGATGACATCCGTAACAAACATCACTTTGCCGGATAAATAGAAGGTCATGCCACAGCGAACACCCACGATAGCTCCAAGTATCCCCGTCAGCACAGTGTTCCATATCGCGTAAACGCCCCATAATCTACCCGCCATATAACCTAAAACCAACATCAGGAAGATGGATAAGCTTAGGGATAAATAAACCTGGTAGGCAAACATTTGAATGCTCAGCATCCCTACCGACAAGCCAGCAATAGCTGCGAGCAGAGTGATGATCGTCTTGCCAGCCAACTTGGATAGAGCAGCATTCCATTTATAAAGATTTGTAAGGAAATAACTTAGACCTAAACCGATAAGAACCAAACTGCCAATACTGAGCGCCATACAGGGCACCTCCATAGAAGACTAGAAATTCACTTACAATTCAGAGGCAAAATTCCAATCCGGATACACGTAAGGAACTGCATTAGCCACTGCCGGTTCAATTTGCTCAATGTTAATCTTCATTACTTTCTGCCCATGATATTCTGTGTGATCAATCGTTCCTGTAATGGTTAGCCACGTATCGTTCGGATACTGGCCCGCATCCGGTGTCTCCGTAATGATCCCATAAGGGGAGATGTCCGCTATACAATGCGTCATCGCCATACGTCCAATAATAAATTGGGAGGCAGGAAGTCCTTCTTCGCGATAAACAAAACCTGTAATTTTGATACTCTTCCCTTGAAAGTTATCCACAAAGGTATTGATTGCTTGCAGCTTTTCGATAAACCATTGATCTTTCATTTCAATCATTTCCTGATTGTACAAGCGCATGCCCAGTTTTGCGTAATCGCGATTGTACACGTTCGTTTTGAACATATTTTGTACAGCCGGATCTACACCGCCCTTCATGCTGACCAATTCAACAGGGCCGTCTTTCCCTTTGGCCGAAATGCCGCTAACATTCATCCCTTTGCCTTGAGCCATTGAACCGGCTAGAGCTGTGTTCGGCAAGATCGTTGCCAAAATAAGCGGAAAAATAAATAGGCTGTAAATCCCTACATGCAACCAAGAAGAGCGCGAAGGCTCATGAGAATGACTATGGGAATGACTATGGGAATGATCATGCCCGCAATCGCAGACAACGACATTTTTCTTAAGAGACAGTAAAGCGACATAGATTTGAAACGCAGTCATGATCACTAAGCCGCACACTGCGATGTCGACATAGAGCATTAAGTGCGGCGCGATATACAGCAGCATGTCCCCTGTAAGGAGCAGCTTCAGCAAGACTCCTGCAAACCCTGCAAGAATGCCGGACTTGATAAAATGATGGAGGGCTTTTATGTTCCATTTTTTCGGCATAGGTCTTCCCTCATTTCAGTACTGTAAATTCTAGAATGATAGAGCCTGCATAGACGAATACAAAAACTAACAGACTTAATAGAACAACAAATTTTGTTTTAAATACGGCCAGCATCATGAGAAGACCTTTGAGATTCAGCATCGGCCCAAAGACCAAAAAGGCAATCAACGATCCTTTGGAGAAGGTAGTCATGAACGATTGAGCGACAAAGGCATCCGAGGTTGAGCATAATGACAGGAGAAAGCCGAGACCCATCATCATGAAGTTGGAGCTCCATGCGCCTTGTCCAAGTGATACCAAGCTTTCTTGGCTGATGAAAGTTATCAAGACGGCAACCAGACACGCGCCGAACAATAAATATTTGCCCATTTCAAAAAATTCTTCAATTGCATGACCCATGACACTTACAACTTTATTGCTTGCATGTGTATGAGAATGATCCTCTTCGTGATCATGACTGTGCAGATCGCTTGCTGTTTGACGCAGCGGGTTGCCTTTTGCAAACCGATATACGATCAGCCCGATGAGCAGGGCACATAGGAACGCCAGTCCCATACGTGAAAAGGCCATTTCCGGCCGATTGCGGAAAGCTGTCCAAGTGGACCAGAACACAACCGGATTCAAGATAGGACCGACAAGAATAAACGTTGTCGCCACATGAACGGGCATACCTTTGCGAATCAGCTTGCGGATCGCTGGTACCATGCCGCATTCGCAAATGGGAAAGATGATACCAAGTACGCTGGCCGTTAGAATGCCCAGCACAGGATGGCGAGGAATCATTTTGCGGATCATTTGCTCCGATACATACACCTGCAAAAGCGCGGATACAAACACGCCTATCAAAATAAACGGCATCGCCTCGATGATCATGGAAATGAACACCGTCTTGAACACTTGGAGCTTGGGACTGCTTAGGACAGACCCAGGCGATTCATACGTAAACACATCGAGAGAAACGATGCCTAGAAGAAACAGTAGAGCAAATAGGTTAGCATTGGACTTGTTTGTTTTTTTCGTTACTGCCATTTGCTGCAACAGGACCCTCTCCTAACGTAATGGTACAACTTGGATAATGTTACGTTTCGAACACTCTTTCGACCAGCCAGATCCCGCCTAGCAACAAAGCCAGCGCAGATCCGGAAATCACAATCTTCCTCGCATATTTGACCCGGTGCATCATGTACAAAAGCGGAATGAAGATAGCCACGATGATCAGCTGCACGGTTTCGATCCCTAGGTTAAAGCTGATTAAATCCGTAGCCAGCTCGGTCTTAGGAATGTTCATCCCTTTCAAAATATCAGCAAAGCCCATACCATGAATCAAGCCAAATAAAAACGTGAGCAGCCAGCGATAACTAACGGATTTGCGTACCATATTATCAATGGCCACATAGCAAATGCTTAGCGCAATAAGCGGCTCCACGATAGAAGGAGGAACTGCGATAATATTTAGGACAGTAAGGGTTAACGTAAGACTGTGAGCGATTGTAAAAGCCGTAATCATAGTGGCGTACTGCTTGTAAGTTTGTCTGGCGATAAGCAATGAAAATAAGAACAGCAAATGGTCATAACCGCCAAGAATATGATGGATGCCCAGCATAAAAAAGGAGTACCAGCCGGATATCGCGTCCGTTTCCACTTCGCTATCGACCGATTTCCCTGCGTCTGTGGCCGAAGCTTTCTGAGAATCAGCAGCTGGCATGCTTTGTAGATCCGGCGGCAATTTGGCAAAATCCGCATCCGTCAACTGCATCGCCCAGCTGCGGTTCTCTGCCGACAAGGCCGCTGTGCTGCTCTGCGTCCCGTAATGAATCGTCAATAAATTAACATAATTCGTTTTCGTATCATTTTGATACAGGGTATCCTTCAATGAAATGTTCTGTGACGCGAGTACTGGCGGATAGATCGCAGTTAGCAGCACTTTGGAGGCATCGCCTTCCCGATCAAGTACAATGCTTTGAATTTGCTGCATAGCCTGAATTTGACCACCGATTTTCAGCGTTAATTGAGGTTTAATGACATCTGCAAATTTATCGCGAATTCCCTCAAACTCCGCTTGGTCCAGCATCTTGTTGTTATCTGTATCCCCACCGGCCAATTCGATAACAGAGAGCTCATCGATGGCAAACGTTAAGCGGGTTTGTGATTGGGTTAGATCGAACGTAGCATAACTTGCACTATACGCATGGGCATAAGCCGCTTGCTTGAATGGCAGGACTAAAAGCAAAGCTAAGGCGATCAAACACACCGCCAACCGGCCTTTAGACACTAATTGCCTATACATGAAAATCCCCCATTTTAGTTAAAATAATGTAGAGAAAAGGAAGAGGGATGCCATCCTCTCGGAATGGTCCCTCTCTCCCTTTCGGTAAAATGATTTATTTATTGCCAAGTAAGTTATAAATGATTTGTGCCGCTTCTGCGCGGGAAGTCATGCCCGAAGGATCAAATTGCCCTTGCGCCCTTCCTTGAATGAGGCCCAGTTTAGCAGCCTTCTGCACGTGCTCTTGGGCCCATGAAGAAACGAGATTCATATCGTCAAATCTGGTATCCTTTTGAACCTGAGCCTTCGTACCGCCAAACTTCTCGTAGGCTCTCATCGTCATCGTAATCATTTCCTCACGCGTGATGAGACCATTAGGATCGAATTGGGTGGCACTTTTGCCCGTAACAATGCCTGCTTGATTAGCACTTGCTACAGCTTTCGCATACCAAGCCGTTGCAGGCACATCGGAGAAGACCGCTTGTGTGCTCTCGTCACTCCATTTCATTACGTTCTGGAGCATCGTTGTAAACTCAGCACGCGTGATTGAGCGAGAAGGTTCAAACGTTGACTCTCCAGTTCCGCTTAGCATCTGCTTAGCCGTAAGCTCCGAAATCACATTGAATGCCCAGTGACTCGCAGGCACATCTTTGAATGTTTTCTTCACTTCCAGCACGGCATATTTACTAAAATGGCTGATGGCTGCTGTGATCTCGCCATCTTTGTAGTCGCCGCCAATATACGTCAATTCTCCAGAATCAGAGATATAGAATATACCTGCCAGCTTTTCATTCATACTAGCATCTACCTTCAAACGAATCACGATTGGTTGATCGAACTTCGATAGCTGCTCCACTTTGCCGTTTGCCGAGGTGATCGACAGACTGAATTCATACACCTCGCCTGCCAGCTTAATTGTCGCAGATGACGTACGCTCGCTTTGAGCAATAATCGTCTTGGCCTCCGCCGAGTTGATTGGGCTCAATTTCAACGAAATCGCGCTATCCTTAAGATCTTCCGAAGTAAGCTTGCTCTCCAGCTGTTTCAGAATACTAGCCGGCACTTCCACCACCAGCTTGTCTGACTTAATCACCAGATTTCCGCTGCCAAGCAGTTCAGAGGCATGGGATGGCAATTTCACTTCTGTCGTATCGGATTTAACTGCTATCGTTGTTTTTCCACTTTCTTGCGATTTAAGCTGTTCCGCAGAAATGACTACTTTCCCTGGCTGTTCCTCAGGGGTTGTTGTTGGCGTAGATGAACTAGAAGTACCGCTGTTGCCGCTTCCGCCACTACCACCACTACCGCCGCTTCCTTCGTTCTTACTGCTAACCGTCACAACCGTCGCAGCCTCGAATGATCCATCCTCCGTTTGCACGGTGATCGTCGCTGTTCCTGCGCTTACCGCAGTCACAACTCCGTCCACTACGGTGGCAACTTTGCTATCGCTTGTGCTCCACTTCACAGCTTTGTTCGCCGCATCCGTTGGCGCTACTGCTGCCATCAACGTTTCTTGCGCTCCCACTGTTAAGCCTATTGCTGCTTTGTCTAGCGTTACTCCGGTTACTTTCACTGGCATGGACGTTACTTTTTTCAGTTCCTTCGTATCCCGTACCCGGATCCGGTCACCTTGTGAATACTTGCCCGAAAGACCAACGGCCTCTAGGGTTTCACCCACTTGCAGCTGAGGAATCGGTCCGCTTTGATTAATAATGTATCCATCCACGAATACCATAACTTCGCCAGAACCATCGTTAACTACATACGTTGTAGTGTCTGGTCTTGCAACGACTTTACCCGTTACCTTGACCAATTGGCCTTGGTAAGCATCCGAGATGGAATCCTTCGTACTCACACCTTTAGGCACAAGCGGAGTACCTGAACTAACCTTCACAATACTGTTATCAAATTTATCAAATTCGAGCTCTGTATTATTTTCAAAAATTTTGATGTGTCCATATACACGAACGACATCACCTAATTGAAGAGTGCCAACTGGTACTTCATTGAACGCCATAATACCGCCGGTTTCATCTTGTACATAAGCTGAATCGAAGAAGTTCCCTGCTGCTGTCGTTACCTTGCCTTGGACCAGAACGGTTGTACCTTCGGCTAAATTACGTGCGTCACCGATTGGCGTTACTTTGAGTTCCAAGTGTGATAACCAGTTCATCACATTCAGGGCAAACGGATCATTTCCTTTGGCGTTAAATGTTTGATCCATTTGTTTATCGTTGAAAATGTTCATGCCGGAAACGATTATTCTGCCCTTGCCGACAATTTCAGATGCAACGAGTGGAATCGCTGATCCCCCTGTCACATCAGTTAAAGCTGGACCCGCTTTTCCATTAGGTGTGCGGGGATTATAAGCGACCCCATCTGCTTTGATTTGAGCCGCATCTTGGAAAGTGGTTTCATTCCCACGAACCAGAATCGTCAAAGCATCCGTATCGGTCAAGGCAACTTTATTGCCGTTCCCATCATTTCTCGCCACACTGGACCCACTATAGTATTCAATTGTAGGAACAAAATCGGTTAAGTTATTGCTAACCGGCTTCGGATGAGCACGGACTGAGAAATTAGAGGTCAGCGGTGTTCCCCAGAAGTTCCCATCAGTCGTTTCATCGAACACGCCGTCATTATTGACCATAAGACTTGAGCCTGCACCTGCTAAAATGGCATTCAGATTTTGATTGGAACCACCATAATTGCTCTTCTCCGCTAAGTAGAGAGATCCGCCTTGTGCGACAAATTTAGCTATAGCAGCAATCTCGGCAGAGCCATAACTGGACGACGGGTGTGAAATATACAAGACAGCCGCAGATTTAAGCGTATCGTCTGTAATAGCCGCCGTATTCTCGGCTACCGTATATCCCTGTTGTCTCATCATCGTTGTAAACAGCTTCAAGTTATCTTTATACGTCCCTGTATCTTTGGTCGTATTTTCATTGTTCTTGGAAGCATCGATCAAGATTGTTTTCCCAAGGGGAGGTTTTACAGTAAACGCTTGTTCGAATTTATTGTCTCCCAAATCTTGATCCGTCGAATTCATAACGACGATGACGCGATGATCTCCAGCTGGAGGCTTGCTCCAAACCACACTAGCTGTAGTTGAACTATTCGTTTTCAGAGAAGCGACTTGCGCATCACCGATAAGATGAGCTGCATCTACTTGATCATAGTAAAAGTGAGCCGTGAGGTTAGTAACATCCACTGTCCCCATGTTGCTGATTCCTGCTTTGAGCGGTGCATCATATCCACCTACAACGGCTCCCTCAACAGCAGAAACATTGCTTACTTTAACCGCAATAGGCTCAACTGGCGACCATATCGGCGACGAATAGATGCGATCTCCATCCTTTTGCGTTACCCGTGTCACAAACCATTGCTGTCCGCCGATCACATTAACGGTAGGCGACCAAGTAAAGGAAGTACTATCCTTTGTAGGCACATAAGTGTCTATCACTCTTCCGCCGTTCGTAATGAGTTCCACCTTAGCAATATTGTCATTGCTTACGGTTTTCAGATAGCTGTAAGCAGGATCTGATTTCTGTTCCAGAACCGAATCACTGCCAGCAATTTGAAAATCCAATGTTTTGGAATCTGTTGTTGAACCCATGTACCAGCCACTGGCGGATACTTCTAGTTTGGCGTTTGGATCTTCCGTAAAGTAAACTCTTTTCTTGCGCATAGCGTCCATTAGCGAGTCTTGCGTAAGATCCTTAGCGACGATAACCGTACGCTGCTTAGTTTCTCCCCATGTCGCATCATGGTTGTCTTCTCCATACGTCGGAGCGACATGCCATCCTAGATCAAGCGCACTGAAGAATTTATCCTGCGCGTTGGCATACGAATACTTACCAGAACCGTTACCTACTTCTAACATCGTAAAGAGTCGATCAACATTTTTATCATAGGGAATAAAATTATCGAAAGCATTGGCTGACATAGCCGGGTGATTGAATTGAGCCACGATATTATCGTAAGTCAGAACCCAAGCATAGTAGTTCTGCAAGTTTTGATACTTGCCGCCGCTTTCAACCCGGTCGATAAAATTCGATGTTCCAAATACATTGGAATGTCCCCAAGTTGTTGAAGTCATTTCGAAGGCTGGGAATACAACGAAACTTCCATCCTTCGTATAATCTTTTGCGAGGCTTTTGGTCAACGCCCAGTTCGATCCGCCTGTCCGCTCTGGCATCCCGTTGTGATCCACGTTATCCGAGCCGACTAAGGAAGAGTCGATATCATGAGAGTGATCAGAAAAAGCGAAAAAGTCGTAATGGTGCGCTTTCGCTGCAAGCAAGGCACTTTCCGGCGAACCATCCGCATCATGAGAAATGTTCGTATGGTTATGCGTTGTCCCGTAATAGTGATTACCGCCGACGAATCTTTCCGCAATTTTGAACTTCCATGATTTTGTGGAGGCATTGCCAAGTTTATCTTGGCCTTTAAGAATGATGGTATGCTCTCCGGCACTCAAATCATCAGCTGTCGTTAAGACCAGCTTAATTCTCGTCTCTGTGATTACGGCCTTAGATGTAAATTCATGTGCTAGATCATCGATATAAATCCGAATGGAGGCAGGATCAACACCATTCGCATCATCCAGAGTAGCTGATATAGCCGGATGTTTGGTTTCCAGCTCATCTCCCTCTAGAGGAAGCAGATCTGTATACTCCGGTCCATCTGTATCTTCCACAATATCCACGGTAATAGGGGCTGAGCTGCTGCCTACACTTTTGGTGGTACTCTGGTTCACAGCTTCGATATAATACAAGAGCTTTCCGGTTGGCATGCTGCCTGCAGCAATTTTGCCGTTGTAATTCAGCTTATCTGCTGAAGCTAAAGCAATTGGTGTATACGCAGCATCAAGCTGCCCTTTGTACCAAACCGTTACACGATCCGCAAACTTCACGGAAGCTTTGAAGCT
Above is a genomic segment from Paenibacillus sp. HWE-109 containing:
- a CDS encoding cupredoxin domain-containing protein gives rise to the protein MALSIGSLVLIGLGLSYFLTNLYKWNAALSKLAGKTIITLLAAIAGLSVGMLSIQMFAYQVYLSLSLSIFLMLVLGYMAGRLWGVYAIWNTVLTGILGAIVGVRCGMTFYLSGKVMFVTDVIVMILLFLLLKGMEWQAGLSPKTKNTKPSLFSVRIGTLCLSFIVAGAAIALFVQKDQIVVGHIGQKETQEAVYEESNDLQTVRIELNAGGFNPKNVNFKKATMIKAVFVVSALSDEGLKLKSTDLHIDAVLKKGDNVFLLNNPQPGTYTYTVGDHKATGTFTIK
- a CDS encoding TIGR03943 family putative permease subunit, with translation MPKKWNIKALHHFIKSGILAGFAGVLLKLLLTGDMLLYIAPHLMLYVDIAVCGLVIMTAFQIYVALLSLKKNVVVCDCGHDHSHSHSHSHSHEPSRSSWLHVGIYSLFIFPLILATILPNTALAGSMAQGKGMNVSGISAKGKDGPVELVSMKGGVDPAVQNMFKTNVYNRDYAKLGMRLYNQEMIEMKDQWFIEKLQAINTFVDNFQGKSIKITGFVYREEGLPASQFIIGRMAMTHCIADISPYGIITETPDAGQYPNDTWLTITGTIDHTEYHGQKVMKINIEQIEPAVANAVPYVYPDWNFASEL
- a CDS encoding permease; amino-acid sequence: MAVTKKTNKSNANLFALLFLLGIVSLDVFTYESPGSVLSSPKLQVFKTVFISMIIEAMPFILIGVFVSALLQVYVSEQMIRKMIPRHPVLGILTASVLGIIFPICECGMVPAIRKLIRKGMPVHVATTFILVGPILNPVVFWSTWTAFRNRPEMAFSRMGLAFLCALLIGLIVYRFAKGNPLRQTASDLHSHDHEEDHSHTHASNKVVSVMGHAIEEFFEMGKYLLFGACLVAVLITFISQESLVSLGQGAWSSNFMMMGLGFLLSLCSTSDAFVAQSFMTTFSKGSLIAFLVFGPMLNLKGLLMMLAVFKTKFVVLLSLLVFVFVYAGSIILEFTVLK
- a CDS encoding HupE/UreJ family protein, which codes for MYRQLVSKGRLAVCLIALALLLVLPFKQAAYAHAYSASYATFDLTQSQTRLTFAIDELSVIELAGGDTDNNKMLDQAEFEGIRDKFADVIKPQLTLKIGGQIQAMQQIQSIVLDREGDASKVLLTAIYPPVLASQNISLKDTLYQNDTKTNYVNLLTIHYGTQSSTAALSAENRSWAMQLTDADFAKLPPDLQSMPAADSQKASATDAGKSVDSEVETDAISGWYSFFMLGIHHILGGYDHLLFLFSLLIARQTYKQYATMITAFTIAHSLTLTLTVLNIIAVPPSIVEPLIALSICYVAIDNMVRKSVSYRWLLTFLFGLIHGMGFADILKGMNIPKTELATDLISFNLGIETVQLIIVAIFIPLLYMMHRVKYARKIVISGSALALLLGGIWLVERVFET
- a CDS encoding S-layer homology domain-containing protein, translated to MFQYISKHKKWYSLIMTLVMLATMGLPLQPLGAEAVASTLVKWDFANSTPTATEGIPENLAKQVSVVGAGSLGYVAGASDKAASASNWSANSSYWEAPLVTTGYTDIQLSSKQGSSNTGPKDFKVQYSLDHSSWIDVPSGVVVNANNFTSGVLSNLNLPSEAANKNIVYVRWVVNSGIAVNGAAIASGGTSKIDDIVITGISTNPSNTPQSAAPVAAKISFPTLTNVKGTAGAVGSSVQVAVYYDDNALAGATTAAVDGSFDLTITNAQSKASVFIMATENGKDPSNKVQINLAAAPKTALPVASKITFPTVLTINGAAGAVAANSSVTINLADNSLAGSGTAGADGSFAISLTNPNSNSVVYVTAQEQGKASSDKVAITLATLANSYKAGDIVFSQLYVNGGNSGAFYKTKFFELYNTTDQDINLNGWSVAYSSAATMAFAAGKPLSGMIKAHGYYLIAGNTGATGAALPVKADIDLGSGINPSASTGGAIVLAKKTDAVTGAADTDVIDLLAFTNASTTTFKNPLYWGQPFVATNLGSGTILRKTMEGSDPRGAVGSNNGWFTKDPSKDFVVNAPSSTSNPAEIIIRNSSYMISPVASKITLSTSGNTSQAVGTAGAVPGASTVKAYLENNGVVTSAAQATAAADGSFTLSYANSTNNPTVYLTHTDTQESKYTQIQVAGSNTQTSTIANLRKNDINGFPLSLGYTATIEGVITSTNGALGSELASFYVQDATGGMNIISPISPTYEVKVGKKLRLTGHVVMTSGTTQFVPSTVTELGDDTAPVPVSIPLTALSSYATAEQLEGKLVSFKAKVTNIPASGPDYNVTVTDESDNTAIVSLLSTTGIDVAGGAVTLGETYTFTGIVKQAKITSPYTSGYMVMPRAASDILGELQIAHTPLTKAYIGVDTSFKASVKFADRVTVWYKGQLDAAYTPIALASADKLNYNGKIAAGSMPTGKLLYYIEAVNQSTTKSVGSSSAPITVDIVEDTDGPEYTDLLPLEGDELETKHPAISATLDDANGVDPASIRIYIDDLAHEFTSKAVITETRIKLVLTTADDLSAGEHTIILKGQDKLGNASTKSWKFKIAERFVGGNHYYGTTHNHTNISHDADGSPESALLAAKAHHYDFFAFSDHSHDIDSSLVGSDNVDHNGMPERTGGSNWALTKSLAKDYTKDGSFVVFPAFEMTSTTWGHSNVFGTSNFIDRVESGGKYQNLQNYYAWVLTYDNIVAQFNHPAMSANAFDNFIPYDKNVDRLFTMLEVGNGSGKYSYANAQDKFFSALDLGWHVAPTYGEDNHDATWGETKQRTVIVAKDLTQDSLMDAMRKKRVYFTEDPNAKLEVSASGWYMGSTTDSKTLDFQIAGSDSVLEQKSDPAYSYLKTVSNDNIAKVELITNGGRVIDTYVPTKDSTSFTWSPTVNVIGGQQWFVTRVTQKDGDRIYSSPIWSPVEPIAVKVSNVSAVEGAVVGGYDAPLKAGISNMGTVDVTNLTAHFYYDQVDAAHLIGDAQVASLKTNSSTTASVVWSKPPAGDHRVIVVMNSTDQDLGDNKFEQAFTVKPPLGKTILIDASKNNENTTKDTGTYKDNLKLFTTMMRQQGYTVAENTAAITDDTLKSAAVLYISHPSSSYGSAEIAAIAKFVAQGGSLYLAEKSNYGGSNQNLNAILAGAGSSLMVNNDGVFDETTDGNFWGTPLTSNFSVRAHPKPVSNNLTDFVPTIEYYSGSSVARNDGNGNKVALTDTDALTILVRGNETTFQDAAQIKADGVAYNPRTPNGKAGPALTDVTGGSAIPLVASEIVGKGRIIVSGMNIFNDKQMDQTFNAKGNDPFALNVMNWLSHLELKVTPIGDARNLAEGTTVLVQGKVTTAAGNFFDSAYVQDETGGIMAFNEVPVGTLQLGDVVRVYGHIKIFENNTELEFDKFDNSIVKVSSGTPLVPKGVSTKDSISDAYQGQLVKVTGKVVARPDTTTYVVNDGSGEVMVFVDGYIINQSGPIPQLQVGETLEAVGLSGKYSQGDRIRVRDTKELKKVTSMPVKVTGVTLDKAAIGLTVGAQETLMAAVAPTDAANKAVKWSTSDSKVATVVDGVVTAVSAGTATITVQTEDGSFEAATVVTVSSKNEGSGGSGGSGGSGNSGTSSSSTPTTTPEEQPGKVVISAEQLKSQESGKTTIAVKSDTTEVKLPSHASELLGSGNLVIKSDKLVVEVPASILKQLESKLTSEDLKDSAISLKLSPINSAEAKTIIAQSERTSSATIKLAGEVYEFSLSITSANGKVEQLSKFDQPIVIRLKVDASMNEKLAGIFYISDSGELTYIGGDYKDGEITAAISHFSKYAVLEVKKTFKDVPASHWAFNVISELTAKQMLSGTGESTFEPSRSITRAEFTTMLQNVMKWSDESTQAVFSDVPATAWYAKAVASANQAGIVTGKSATQFDPNGLITREEMITMTMRAYEKFGGTKAQVQKDTRFDDMNLVSSWAQEHVQKAAKLGLIQGRAQGQFDPSGMTSRAEAAQIIYNLLGNK